The following are encoded together in the Salvelinus alpinus chromosome 29, SLU_Salpinus.1, whole genome shotgun sequence genome:
- the LOC139558713 gene encoding vesicle-associated membrane protein 2-like yields MSTTDAGTPGAPEGEGGPPAPAPNLTSNRRLQQTQAQVDEVVDIMRVNVDKVLERDQRLSELDDRADALQAGASQFESSAAKLKNKYWWKNLKMMIIMAILGVICVGVVFLYFYY; encoded by the exons AT GTCGACCACAGACGCAGGAACCCCGGGGGCCCCTGAGGGAGAAGGGGgccccccagccccagcccccaaCCTCACCAGTAACCGACGACTGCAGCAGACGCAGGCACAGGTGGACGAG GTAGTAGACATCATGCGTGTGAACGTGGACAAGGTGTTGGAGAGGGATCAGAGACTGTCGGAGCTGGACGACAGGGCCGATGCTTTGCAGGCCGGGGCCTCACAGTTTGAGAGCAGCGCTGCCAAGCTTAAGAACAAGTACTGGTGGAAAAACCTCaag ATGATGATTATAATGGCAATCTTAGGAGTCATATGCGTTGGAGTTGTCTTCT TGTATTTCTATTATTGA